The DNA segment CACAAACTGCAAGATCCGCACCGACAAATCGGACGAGATCAAGAAAAAACACTCAAAGAAACTGAGACAAAAAAGGGCGAAGTCGGTGAGGGATCAAGAAGGGAATGCAGGAGCGTGGTGTACCTCTCCGAGCGACAAACGCGGATCGGAATGGAGAAAGAGCGGAGGAGCGACGGATCTCGAGCGATCAGCGCGGAGAGGCGGATGTATTGGTGAGGCGAGGGGGGATGCGAGCGTGGGCTATTTAAACACCCACCATCTCCCGTACGCCTCTTCGCCCCTCTCTTTGGTTTATTAATGATGTGGTTTATTTGATTAATGACGGTGATTTTTCACTTAAACCTCGTCGTCCTCCAAACAAactgaaacaaacaaacaaacaaacaaacaagaagaaagtcgatttaaatcaaaaaaaaattacaagggaaaaaaaaactcaaaatttgCAATTTTATTTGgatataattttgattaaaatggtCCATTTATTCCTAAAAaactttttaatattaatttattaaaacaTTTATAATTGCATCTCTCAGGATCACGTTATGGTGGGTCCGACGGCCAGGTTGGAGTGACCGACAGTTCCGCCGAGTGACCAGCCTCTCATTTAAGTGGAGGCGGCTATGCGTGATGTTGCTCACCGGGTTTACGATTGCGATAGAAGAGGAAACGAGTGATCGCGAGACACCACCGACAAGCGGTGTGTGTGGGCAGAGCGACGAGGCATGTACCACGTTTTCGGCGACAGCTGATCACTCGAGAGAGGGGTACGAGTGTGCGTCATTCTATTTACAAATGTCGTGACAGTCTGGAATGGCTTCGAGGTGGAAGACAGACTAGACTTATATAtggagtagtagtagtagtagtccgATTCAATGAAAGAGGGGGAAAACATCATAGCCGGCTATTGCCCCCTCCACGTGTAGCTTTCCACAATCGTCACATAAAGGGATGATTAGGCTGAAATGACAGCTTACATTATCCTCTGTGAGAAAGTTACATAGCACCCGATCTAAGGGGATTAGAGATATATCTCAAATGTACCGCAAGTCCCATATCAGAGGGCGTAAAGATAGAAGGCTCGAATCTCATGCTATGTTCGAGTCGCAAGGACCAATAGAGAGGGCGTAAATTCTTCCAACTCTGTGGACTGGGCTTATTGCGGAGGATTAGAGGGAGGATTAGGCACCGGGATATTAGTCCTCGTATCAGCTCCATCGGTCGGCGCGCAGTTGTCCTTCACGTGAATCCCTGCGGGGGCCGCGGCGGCTCTCCCGCCCCTCGGTTTGACAAACGCAGTGGTCTGTGTGCTGCGTTTGGCGGAAAGGCTCCTGTTGCATCGCGACGAGGGGACAAGTGTTGCCCCGTTTCGGCTTCGTCGTTGCTATCCCTTTGTCGCCATCCGATGCTCGGCCCCGCGGCTCCGGCGAGCTTGTTACGTGCGACATCAAGAAAGGGGAGGAAGAGGGAACGAGGAAATGGAGTTGGAGGAGGACGGGGGTAGGAAGAGAGAATGGGCATGCGTGGATTGCTCCCTGCTGGGCCATGCGTTGCACGTGAACTGCCTCGTGGCTTCTCTTGGGCTTCTGCAGCTCGCTGCGCGCTCGGCGTTCCCAGCATCCGCGAATCTCCCGGAGCGAGGCTCGGGAAAGAACTTTTCCGCCAATACATTCTcggtctaatatatatatatatatatatatgtgtatatatgacaTCAATCATCTATGTGTTTTCGCATGAATCATGTATAGTACACAACGTCATCTGTTTCTCGATATGTTACAGACTCATCCATATTTCTCGTAATTTTGAGTTTCTGAAggaatccaaagaatcaagagatTTCATGGTTTAATTTTATCGTATTATACCATCCAATCGCTGCAAATTTGATGGGACAGTAAAACTGATGACGTTGTGTGCATCTGTAAGTAATAAAACGTAGTCAATGGAGGCCCAGCTTTACGTGAAACCTTGCGAATCACAGAGATTGCAACCTTGGAAATGAACCCTAAGAACACTCTCCTGCTCTGAGACTTCAGttaattatctctctctctctctctctctctctctctctctctctctctctctctctctctctcctacaaTAACCTGAGGTTGGTAGTCCACAATGATCTCGGTTGTTTTGGATACAAATTTTGCTGTTTCTATCTTGACCCCATGTTGACACCAATCGATCCAACCCCACTTCTGCCTGAGCCATTTTGCTTTGGTAACACTCCCATTTTAGTTACTGTCCTCATCTGTCAACAGCACCAAGGGAGTTTTATATACATGGAGTAGCCCAAGCTTAACTACTAAAGTACAGTTTGTACTCAAGCTTTAAACAGACACCATTAATCCCCCACTAGAAGCTGGATTGCCTTTTAGAAAGGTTGCAATTTGAAAGACAAAGAAGTCCTCAACTTATCTGATCACTATCTTTTTCTTGCGCTTCCGTTGGTTGCAAACTCGGTCCTTGTCCGAGTCATAAGATATGGCATAAAGGATTTCAAGGTGGTATTATGGAACGAGAAGTAGTACGAAAAGGACAACCTAACATTATAGCACCATAGCCTTTGAGGGACACAGCAAGCAGCTTTTTTAGGAAATAGCACTATTGTAAACACGCCGACTGGCAGCTGGGGAACCCCCAAAATGATGAGGACTTGATGGCACAGAGGACTGGGCAGGGCCTCAAGATTGTCACTTCTAATGGGTTGAAGTGATTGATTTAGAGAACTAAGTAGGTGACATgggaagaaggaaagaagaattCTTCTCATGCGAGTTAGCAAATATGCTTAAGATTTTGAGCCAACACTGTCCTCGAAAAATAGCCCACCTGCATTCGACTCCTGTGCTGAAATTATTTGGTTCTCCCAAGTACTTTCCATTTTGTGTAAATTTTGTTTGAAATAAGAACTCTTGTAATGATTATAACGACTGTGGTAATGATTTTAGGATGATGTTATGTGGGAAGAACAGCCATTCTCActgttcatcaaatatatatatacacatgaaaTTTGACATGTTGCTTGATTTTGATAGTCACAAAATAACAATGATTTGATTTGGTTTTTTTCCGTTTGGGGGTTATGATAAGTTATGGTAGTATGTTAAAGggggaaaaaaagataaaagtggGAGGAGATCTCATACGCAAATAGTATATATATCTCAGTTTGCTAAGAAGTAACTTGAACCTGAGTGATATATCAGTAGCATTTCTGAGAAACTTTCTACTGTGGAAATTTGCAGGATAACTTTGAATAGTATTGACACAAGCCATATCCTGCCAAATAAATGGCTGATTACCAGACCAGTCTCTCTTTCATTAATTTCTAGCCTACAAcaaaaaccatatatatatatatatatatatatatcacttctGACTGAGGGAAGTGACTGTTCAATGATATATCACATCACATTGATCAAAGCCTGGAAAAGATCACAACGGCGACTGAAGAGGGAAAATAAAAAGGATCTCCATGGTGCTAAAGCTTCGGCATGCGATGCGCTCTCACTCCATCGGTCGTTCGTCCTCTCAGGCAACGCTATTGAGTCCCATACATCCTGACCATAACTTCTTTAACGATCTCTTCTGCAAACAGGAAAAGGAATTGGCCGAGTTTGTCAGATACATACACTGGCacggaagaagaagaaatctGTGTAGGAAAGGGAGCAAACAGGAGTGAGAGATACCCTCTTGGGCTTCTGGTAGAGGAGCTCAGGTGGGATCTTGTACAAGTCCTCGTCCACGGCCTTGGGAGCTCTATGCCTCCTCGGGGTGGCTTGGATCCTCAGGTCGCTGATTACCTTCACTTGCTTCCTCTGCTGCCCTTTACCGTAGTGCTTCTCTCCCCCTATATCACCAGTCTTTTTCACCTAAAACCAAATTTTGATCAATGACACAAGTCAAGGCATGAGATACATGTAGTTGGAAAGAGTATGGAGTCTGAGATCAATGATAACCTTTCTATGGTGGTTAAGATAAGCCGGTCTCACTTGGGCTGACACGTTAAAGAGATCGTCATCTTCACCAAAAAAACGGCCTCGGATCAACCCAGCCTGCACTGCTGACTCGAAGTAGCGGGTGATGGGAAGCTCGTCGCAGTAATCCCAGTACCCAAATGCTGGAACCTGGTGCCTCTTCATCATGCCCTGTGACCAAAGGTAAGCACAAACATCAGCTGCTAAAGCCACACTTCATACTCCAACGAGAAAAATAACCAAAGCTCGTGGCCATGTTTACATACCTCCATCGTCGTATATGTATACGAAGAAGCCAATCTGTGTGAAGTGACCAAGCAATCGTTGAAGCGTTGGTGGTTAATATATAGGAGACCCCAAGGGAGCAGtagtagcagcagcagtagcGGGGGGTAAGGTGAAGTCTCAATCACAAGGACAAGGGAAGGAAGTGCTTTGGCCTTCTTTATCAGGCATGGCCTGCCCTCAGCTTAGGAAGCTTACTCATTGCCACTCAAAGACCCCATTCTTTTCCTCTCCCACCAAGTCTCTGGCTTTTTGGCTCTTGTCCCAAAGCCAACAGTAGTGATTCTTTTGCCCCCCGCCATGCCTGGATACACGAGTCCTCAAAGGATTAGGCCTTTGACGTTTTGGCCTCGAAAGCTGGGGTCAGGAGGGGGCCGCCGTTTAAGATTCTTTTACCTCGGTTGCCATGCGCAGTCATGTGAAACCCTTATCTGCTCTGCCACTGACTCGCAGCATGCGTAATGTATGGAGACCAACCAGCAAAGGATGGTTTTATTGATTGTTAACCAGACTGATGAACGGCTTCCTTTCTCTTTCGAAAAGTTGTGTGTTGGGAAGCAGGAACGAGAGCCTCCGGTTTTTGTGGATTCAGCGATTGGATGAATGAGATGGGAAATGTTTTGGCAAGGAAAAGAAAGGTTCTAATGGCTCGTACTGAGTTACAATCTACGAAACCGACAAGGACATGGAATGAGGCCTTTCAATTATGACATCTTGTTGGGGTACGCATGGCGATGGTTAGTCATAGACAGCCTTTTCCGTTAGCTTTCCACTGTAACTTCACTCCGCTCTCTTCACATATTTTATTAGCACCCTCATAATTCCGCACTAATTGCGCAGGCTTCGTAGCAAATGCGACGGTTGAGTGCGTTCCAGAGGAACGCACTCGGCCTGTCAAGGGTTTATAGCTACGTACTACGCAACATGGGAAAAGATATTACGTAGCTACGTAAGCATATCCTCGAAGCATACTTAAAAGCGTTTTAGGATTTAACAGAAACACTTCTGTTTTGCAAGAGGAACAAAGCTGTTGATGTTGGCTGACAGAGAGAAAAGATGGAGTAGTAGAAACGACCAAAGCTTGCATCTGCATTCAGCGAGTACGGATGTACTAATCATGATTGTGATTGGTGAAGAGTCTGCGGCATTGCATCGGAAAGGAAGGAAGAGGAGCACGCTGCATTAGAAAGCGCCCAAAGCAGGGTCATAATTGTGATTGGTCAATGCAAAGCCAGCACGAGAAGAAGACATGCGAATCAATGCCACATGTCAATCAATGCGAAAACTTTTAGTTGTTATGTATCGGGCAAATAGTGTTCGCACTTTGGGGAACAAAGGTCCGGCGACGGTCAAATCACGGTGTTGACTCATAGCGGTCATTTTTCTGTGCTGCCTTTTCATTAAAACATTTGTCAATTCGATTAAAATAATAGTTTGATCATATAAGACTCGAATAAATGTAATATATCCTTTTGCTGAAATGAAGATTTTGATTACTCGATGCATATTAATAAATGTATGTTTCGGTTTTTTtacatattaatatatataatataattccaCGATGGCTGCTCGAGGAATGTTGGTTAGTTATGTTATATATAAACTGACACAGAATGATGGGCCACGTAATGACCATGGATGGATCGGCCCGCCCAAGTCGATCGTGGTTTGGTAAGCCGAAGTTTGACCTACTTTGTCTGCGTTGAAGTCAACAGGGCCTGCCTCTTTGGTGGGGTCGCATCCGCCCATCCAATGCGACGTCTCACCTGCGCTGCATGCATCACATCACAGCAAGGGGAGTCGCCTACTCCTCTTAAACCTCCCATTGCACCACGCAGATCTTACCGTCTCTTTCGGCGTCGCAACGCTCCAACGTCCCAAAGTTCCAACTTTATTATGGGCCTCACAGGCACTATCATTTCCGACTTCTCCATCGCAAACTGACGAAGAACATGAAAACAGTTATCCCCAGTCCTCCGATATTTCTCGCGGAAGAACATGAAACACGAAAATGAAGGGAAATATCGAAGTAATGAGTTCATAGGCTACGAAGTTGATTTCAATTGGAAGATATTTTCATAGCGCAAGCAGGGgaagaaacaagagaaaaaatcAAATCGAGGAAATGAGATATTTtcctcaagaaaaagaaaagaaggaatgaAATCAGAGGAACGTGTTGTTGTAAGATATTTTCCAGTGCAAACAAAATAACACATCTATATCTATCTAGCCATGGTTGTCGAGTGGTATAGATCGAACTAAGTGATCCATGTGGTTGCCGCTGCGTGATCCTAAAGGAAGTTCTTATCTTGCCAAGGCTACGTTCTGACACCCTACTGCAGTTGCATGGTCATGGCTGCTCCGGCTGCTCCGTCCACTTTGTATCCAACTCCTCGGTGCAATTCCAGTGGAAATATCGTTCCATTTCCGGCGAATCCATTCAAGAGGTCAGCCACGCTGCTCGACCGCCCATTCCGACAAGCTCTGAGACTCGCGGCCACCGTGCCGCAGGCGGTCAGCGGCACCGACCAGCAGACGAACGTCCTCAGCGCAAACGAGGAAGGAGACACAATCCGGAGGCTACAGAATGGGTCTGACGTGCGCGGGGTTGCTCTAGAGGGAGAGAAGGGCCGCAGCGTCGACCTTACGCCCCAGGCGGTGGAGGCGATCGCCGAGAGCTTCGGAGAGTGGGTCATGGAGAGCCTGGGGAGGGAAAGTGAGCAGGAGATGGCGAAGGTGCGGGTGTCCTTCGGGCGAGACCCACGTCTATCCGGGCCGGCGCTGAGCACGGCGGTGTTGGCCGGGCTATCGAGAGCCGGCTGCCTCGTCTTCGACATGGGTCTCGCCACCACCCCAGCATGCTTCATGAGCACCGTCCTGCCGCAGTTCGCCTACGACGCGTCGATCATGGTAAGATCTGCACTTGCCGAAGGAGCAGCATGCATATGACGATGCTAAAAACCGATGAACCCAGATGACGGCGTCGCACCTACCGTACACCCGCAACGGGCTCAAGTTCTTCACCAGGAGAGGGGGGTTAAACGCTAGCGAAGTGGAGGACATATGCGACCGAGCTGCCCGGAAACATACGACGAGAAGGATGGGGCTTGGGTACACTGGCAGCGTGCCATCGCTGACGAGGAACAACGTGGACTTCATGAGTGCGTACGCCGAGCACCTTCGCACCATTATCAAAGAGAGAATAAACCATCCCCACCATTACGACACTCCCCTCGAAGGATTCAAGGTACGCGCACAGCACATTTCATGGCACGTAATGTGGATACTAAGATTACGGTATCAGCAAACGAACGACCTGAGTCCATGTCGTATAAACTGTTCCTGCAGGTGGTAGTGAACGCCGGAAATGGTTCCGGGGGTTTCTTCACCTGGAACGTGTTGGACAAGCTGGGAGCCGATACCTTCGGCAGCCTCCACTTGGAGCCCGACGGGATGTTCCCCAACCACATCCCCAACCCGGAGGACCGCACCGCCATGTCGCTCACCAGAGCGGCCGTCCTCGAGCAACAGGCCGACCTCGGCATCGTCTTCGACACCGACGTCGACCGGAGCGGCGTCGTCGACAGCACCGGCGCCGCCATCAACGGCGATCGGCTGATCGCGCTGATGGCTGCCATCGTGCTGAGGGAGCATCCGGGGACGACGGTCGTGACCGACGCGAGGACCAGCGTGGCCCTCACGGAGTTCATCGCCGCCCGTGGCGGACACCACTGCCTGTACCGCGTGGGGTATCGGAACGTGATCGACAAGGGTATTCAGCTCAACCGGGACGGCGTAGAGACGCATCTGATGATGGAGACCACAGGGCACGGCGCACTCAAAGAGAACCATTTTCTTGATGATGGTAAAACCGCCCCGCATCACTCTTCTTCGTCTTTTGCTTATTACGTATTCGGCAGTACACTGAGACGAGGAATAGCGATCTCTAAACGTGGTCATAGGGAGAATTAAGAATCCTTCTTCACCTGCTTCATGATCTCTGCCTATAGGTGCATACATGGTCGTAAAGATCATCATCGAGATGGTACGCATGAAACTGATGGGCTCCAGAGAGGGGATCGGAAGTCTCATTAAGGAACTCAAGGATCCACTGGAGTCGGTGGAACTGAGGATGAACATCCTGA comes from the Musa acuminata AAA Group cultivar baxijiao chromosome BXJ1-10, Cavendish_Baxijiao_AAA, whole genome shotgun sequence genome and includes:
- the LOC104000730 gene encoding uncharacterized protein LOC104000730, with amino-acid sequence MEGMMKRHQVPAFGYWDYCDELPITRYFESAVQAGLIRGRFFGEDDDLFNVSAQVRPAYLNHHRKVKKTGDIGGEKHYGKGQQRKQVKVISDLRIQATPRRHRAPKAVDEDLYKIPPELLYQKPKRKRSLKKLWSGCMGLNSVA
- the LOC135595520 gene encoding uncharacterized protein LOC135595520 isoform X1 yields the protein MVMAAPAAPSTLYPTPRCNSSGNIVPFPANPFKRSATLLDRPFRQALRLAATVPQAVSGTDQQTNVLSANEEGDTIRRLQNGSDVRGVALEGEKGRSVDLTPQAVEAIAESFGEWVMESLGRESEQEMAKVRVSFGRDPRLSGPALSTAVLAGLSRAGCLVFDMGLATTPACFMSTVLPQFAYDASIMMTASHLPYTRNGLKFFTRRGGLNASEVEDICDRAARKHTTRRMGLGYTGSVPSLTRNNVDFMSAYAEHLRTIIKERINHPHHYDTPLEGFKVVVNAGNGSGGFFTWNVLDKLGADTFGSLHLEPDGMFPNHIPNPEDRTAMSLTRAAVLEQQADLGIVFDTDVDRSGVVDSTGAAINGDRLIALMAAIVLREHPGTTVVTDARTSVALTEFIAARGGHHCLYRVGYRNVIDKGIQLNRDGVETHLMMETTGHGALKENHFLDDGAYMVVKIIIEMVRMKLMGSREGIGSLIKELKDPLESVELRMNILTQPKHAKQKGAEVVETLKQNIEEGRLRGWHLDACGDCWVSDGCLVDSNDTPVDIDAHMYRARVSDEVHGQHGWIQIRQSVHNPNIAINMQSSMVGGCQAITTTLRDEFLLASGLEEFVDISQVDAYARSGSLG
- the LOC135595520 gene encoding uncharacterized protein LOC135595520 isoform X2, encoding MVMAAPAAPSTLYPTPRCNSSGNIVPFPANPFKRSATLLDRPFRQALRLAATVPQAVSGTDQQTNVLSANEEGDTIRRLQNGSDVRGVALEGEKGRSVDLTPQAVEAIAESFGEWVMESLGRESEQEMAKVRVSFGRDPRLSGPALSTAVLAGLSRAGCLVFDMGLATTPACFMSTVLPQFAYDASIMMTASHLPYTRNGLKFFTRRGGLNASEVEDICDRAARKHTTRRMGLGYTGSVPSLTRNNVDFMSAYAEHLRTIIKERINHPHHYDTPLEGFKVVVNAGNGSGGFFTWNVLDKLGADTFGSLHLEPDGMFPNHIPNPEDRTAMSLTRAAVLEQQADLGIVFDTDVDRSGVVDSTGAAINGDRLIALMAAIVLREHPGTTVVTDARTSVALTEFIAARGGHHCLYRVGYRNVIDKGIQLNRDGVETHLMMETTGHGALKENHFLDDGAYMVVKIIIEMVRMKLMGSREGIGSLIKELKDPLESVELRMNILTQPKHAKQKGAEVVETLKQNIEEGRLRGWHLDACGDCWV